One genomic region from Nitrospira sp. encodes:
- a CDS encoding M28 family peptidase: MNLACLASDSRARCIVVLAAVCLLLSPKPSLAQSPETDLQTAIDSLSAERMKADIRTLSGPAFNGRQSGTKADLESARWIAQEFLSAGLRLPLVPNGSLIVPFLTGKDGTSSGIMASMLSTPLIAPDPIVRVGPVDHLATKTLGSDYFPVFDSPSADLHAHIIFVGYGIVDPAQGIDDYAGIDVNNCIVLFLRGKPDHYPRPVSHAAKVRFARERGAIGYLMATGPLLSPYEVRRGITGSPSAFYGQVPPDHAIPGAWLSTAVAQEILSESKEDIPDRLRVLQEHLNQAPPSQPQAIRTNHFASLEWKTTMADGILVNAVGMIPGTGTESVIIGAHRDHFGRPGGVLFPGADDNASGTAVILEVARALTKAELRPSRTIFFVSFSGEERDLLGSRLYTSRPITPLNSTKAMINIDHAGVGNGRLTVGVTGLEKEILREVGRAAGVHEKLDLYGFFPGGDHVPFKEAGVPTVTVVSGGVHPHFHQPSDTADTIDPEILNTVARYVLAVTWQLAYQP; the protein is encoded by the coding sequence ATGAACCTTGCCTGTTTGGCATCCGATTCCAGAGCCCGCTGCATCGTGGTCCTCGCGGCCGTCTGCCTTCTTCTCTCACCCAAGCCAAGCCTGGCTCAATCGCCCGAGACAGACCTTCAGACAGCCATCGATTCGCTCTCCGCAGAACGGATGAAGGCCGACATTCGAACACTCAGCGGACCTGCGTTCAATGGACGGCAAAGCGGTACGAAAGCAGATCTCGAATCAGCTCGGTGGATCGCACAAGAGTTTCTTTCGGCAGGTTTGCGTTTACCACTCGTTCCCAATGGCTCACTGATTGTACCGTTCTTGACGGGAAAGGATGGTACTTCATCCGGGATCATGGCCTCCATGCTATCCACTCCCCTGATAGCACCGGATCCAATAGTACGAGTCGGTCCGGTAGATCATTTAGCCACCAAAACTCTCGGCTCAGACTATTTTCCCGTTTTCGATTCGCCCTCCGCAGACCTCCACGCCCACATCATCTTTGTCGGATACGGTATTGTCGATCCTGCGCAAGGCATCGACGACTATGCGGGCATCGACGTGAATAATTGCATCGTTCTGTTTCTGCGAGGCAAGCCGGACCACTACCCACGACCAGTCAGCCACGCCGCCAAAGTTCGATTTGCACGGGAACGAGGCGCGATCGGCTACTTGATGGCGACCGGGCCACTGCTTTCCCCCTATGAGGTCCGCCGTGGCATTACAGGGAGTCCCAGTGCCTTCTACGGTCAAGTACCTCCTGATCACGCCATTCCTGGAGCCTGGCTCAGTACGGCGGTGGCCCAAGAGATTCTCTCGGAATCGAAGGAGGACATTCCCGATCGTCTGCGTGTCCTTCAAGAACACCTGAACCAAGCACCCCCATCACAACCACAAGCCATCCGGACAAACCATTTTGCATCGCTTGAGTGGAAGACGACGATGGCGGACGGAATTCTAGTCAATGCGGTAGGGATGATTCCTGGAACCGGAACAGAGTCTGTGATCATCGGAGCCCATCGAGACCACTTCGGTCGTCCAGGAGGTGTTCTGTTCCCCGGCGCGGATGACAATGCCTCCGGAACAGCAGTCATCTTGGAAGTAGCGCGAGCCCTCACAAAAGCCGAGCTGCGTCCCTCCCGGACCATCTTCTTCGTCTCCTTCAGCGGCGAAGAGCGCGATCTGCTTGGTTCACGACTGTATACGTCACGACCCATCACTCCACTCAATTCTACAAAAGCCATGATCAACATCGACCACGCCGGCGTTGGCAATGGACGGCTCACGGTAGGCGTGACAGGATTAGAGAAGGAGATCCTTCGAGAGGTCGGGAGAGCGGCCGGCGTTCACGAGAAACTGGATCTTTATGGCTTTTTCCCCGGAGGCGACCACGTGCCATTTAAAGAAGCCGGTGTACCGACGGTCACTGTCGTGAGTG
- a CDS encoding RNA-binding protein: MGAKIYVGGLPYSTTEQQLSDLFAAHGAVASARIITDKFTGQSRGFGFVEMSSDGEAQAAITALNGTQLGGRTLTVNEARPQEPRSGGGGRGGFGGGRG; encoded by the coding sequence ATGGGTGCGAAGATCTATGTTGGTGGATTGCCCTATTCAACGACTGAGCAGCAGCTAAGCGATCTGTTTGCGGCGCATGGTGCGGTGGCCTCGGCGCGGATTATTACGGACAAGTTCACCGGGCAGTCTCGAGGGTTTGGATTTGTCGAAATGTCCTCCGATGGCGAAGCGCAAGCGGCGATTACCGCCTTGAACGGCACACAACTTGGGGGGCGTACGTTGACGGTGAACGAAGCTCGTCCTCAAGAGCCCCGCTCCGGCGGCGGAGGTCGTGGAGGGTTCGGAGGCGGTCGCGGTTAA
- the uvrB gene encoding excinuclease ABC subunit UvrB, with the protein MPPFKLEAPFKACGDQPEAIGRLTAGVQSGKKHQVLLGVTGSGKTFTMANLIERVQKPTLVLVHNKTLAGQLYQEFKQFFPHNAVEYFVSYYDYYQPEAYIPQSDTYIAKDASINDTIDQMRHSATTELLQRNDVLIVSSVSCIYGLGSPEVYHDMLIYLEEGVETRREKILSKLVEIQYERNDVDFHRGTFRARGDVIEIFPASSEAKSVRIELFGDVVDAIHEIDPLTGKSLNKLPKIAIYPNTHYLIAPDRYERAITGIEEELEDRLVLFRKTGRLLEAQRLEQRTKFDLEMIRAMGYCHGIENYSRHLSGRGPGEPPPTLLDYFPKDFLLIVDESHATVPQVGGMYEGDYSRKRTLVEYGFRLQSAVDNRPLKFSEFESCLNQVVYVSATPGSYELEHAGRDVVEQIVRPTGLMDPRIDVVPAKGQVDHLLGQVRSEVAKGGRVLVTTLTKRMAEDLTEYYHDLGIKVRYLHSDIKTLERAEIIRDLRCGTFDVLVGINLLREGLDLPEVSLVAILDADKEGYLRSYRALIQTAGRAARNLEGRVIFYGDVVTDSMKQAIEETNRRRWIQAEYNRIHGITPVGITKGIPSLEYAVADMDYIRLDLAAESIEPYENSESTDQLIERLESEMKAAAKELAFERAAELRNQIRSLRLQALNANS; encoded by the coding sequence GTGCCACCCTTTAAGTTAGAGGCTCCTTTTAAAGCTTGCGGAGACCAACCGGAAGCCATCGGGAGGTTGACCGCTGGGGTGCAGTCCGGGAAGAAACATCAAGTGTTGCTCGGAGTCACGGGGTCCGGCAAGACTTTCACGATGGCGAACCTTATCGAGCGCGTCCAGAAGCCGACGCTCGTCCTGGTCCACAACAAAACGTTGGCCGGTCAACTCTATCAGGAGTTCAAGCAGTTTTTCCCCCATAACGCCGTCGAGTATTTCGTGAGCTATTACGATTACTATCAACCGGAGGCCTATATCCCTCAGAGTGATACGTATATCGCGAAGGATGCCTCGATTAACGATACCATTGATCAGATGCGCCACTCCGCCACGACCGAGCTGTTGCAACGAAACGACGTGCTGATCGTATCCTCGGTGTCCTGCATCTATGGGCTGGGGTCACCAGAGGTCTACCATGACATGCTGATTTATTTGGAGGAAGGCGTCGAAACGAGGCGAGAAAAGATATTATCGAAACTGGTGGAGATTCAATACGAGCGCAATGATGTGGATTTTCATCGCGGGACGTTCCGGGCACGTGGGGACGTGATCGAGATTTTTCCTGCCTCGTCGGAAGCCAAGTCGGTGCGGATCGAGCTGTTCGGAGACGTTGTGGATGCCATTCATGAGATCGATCCACTCACCGGGAAATCATTGAACAAGCTTCCCAAGATCGCGATTTATCCGAACACCCATTATCTCATCGCTCCGGATCGCTATGAGAGGGCCATCACCGGTATCGAGGAAGAATTGGAAGACCGCTTGGTCTTGTTCAGGAAGACGGGTCGGTTGCTGGAGGCCCAACGGCTTGAGCAACGCACCAAGTTTGATCTGGAGATGATTCGAGCCATGGGGTATTGCCACGGGATTGAAAACTACTCGCGCCATCTCAGCGGGCGGGGGCCTGGTGAGCCGCCTCCCACATTGTTGGACTATTTCCCAAAGGATTTTCTATTGATCGTCGATGAGTCTCACGCGACGGTTCCCCAAGTCGGCGGGATGTATGAGGGAGATTACTCCAGAAAACGGACGTTGGTGGAATACGGATTTCGACTCCAGTCGGCGGTCGACAACCGTCCATTGAAGTTTTCTGAGTTCGAGAGTTGTCTCAATCAGGTGGTGTATGTGTCCGCGACACCCGGCAGCTACGAGCTGGAGCATGCCGGCCGCGATGTGGTTGAGCAGATCGTTCGCCCGACCGGTCTGATGGATCCACGCATCGATGTCGTGCCGGCCAAGGGGCAGGTGGACCATCTCCTCGGGCAGGTCCGCTCGGAGGTTGCCAAGGGTGGCAGGGTGCTCGTGACGACCTTAACGAAGCGGATGGCGGAGGATTTGACTGAGTATTACCACGACTTGGGAATCAAAGTGCGCTATCTGCATTCCGACATTAAAACCCTTGAGCGAGCCGAGATCATCCGCGACCTCCGGTGCGGGACGTTTGACGTGCTGGTCGGGATCAATTTACTGCGCGAAGGTCTCGATCTCCCCGAAGTGAGCCTGGTAGCGATTCTTGACGCCGATAAGGAAGGCTATCTGCGCTCGTACCGTGCGTTGATTCAAACGGCCGGCCGAGCCGCACGCAATCTCGAAGGCCGAGTCATTTTTTACGGAGATGTAGTGACGGATTCGATGAAACAGGCGATCGAGGAAACGAACCGACGTCGCTGGATTCAAGCCGAGTACAACCGGATTCATGGGATTACTCCGGTCGGTATTACGAAAGGTATTCCTTCCCTTGAGTATGCCGTGGCCGACATGGATTATATCCGGTTGGATCTTGCAGCTGAATCGATCGAGCCATACGAGAACTCAGAATCAACGGATCAACTCATCGAACGGCTGGAGTCGGAAATGAAAGCGGCCGCCAAAGAACTTGCCTTTGAGCGGGCCGCAGAGTTGCGCAATCAAATTCGATCGCTCCGGCTTCAAGCGCTGAACGCGAACTCTTAG
- a CDS encoding DUF4321 domain-containing protein, with protein MRKSPWVLLIFVLIGGLLGGILGEILHVMAPQGTIQNIFATHYNPGINPPLTIDLVLIKLVLGFNIKVNILSILGMFIGIYLYKHV; from the coding sequence GTGAGAAAATCGCCCTGGGTTTTGCTCATTTTCGTGCTGATCGGAGGGCTCCTTGGCGGGATACTCGGGGAGATTCTCCACGTCATGGCACCTCAAGGCACCATTCAAAACATTTTCGCGACGCACTATAATCCCGGGATCAATCCACCGCTCACCATCGACCTTGTCCTGATCAAACTCGTCCTAGGATTCAACATTAAGGTTAACATTCTGAGCATCCTTGGGATGTTCATCGGTATCTACCTTTACAAGCACGTCTAA
- the ffh gene encoding signal recognition particle protein: MLDALSDKFEKILKKLRGQGVLTEQNITEALKDVRFALLEADVNFKIVKEFIDRVRQKAVGQEVLQSLTPGHQVVKVVWDELRAMMGNERAGLALSSQPPTILMMVGLQGAGKTTASGKLARLFKNQGKRVLLVAADPRRPAAGEQLSALGQDLGVEVHRADHVQASQSDVVHICRAGVERGRDQGFDLIILDTGGRLHIDDELMNELVAVKTAVSPHEVLLVADAMTGQDAVTMAGQFDQKVGLTGIILTKVEGDARGGAVLSIRAATGKPIKFLGVGEKLDALEPFHPDRMASRILGMGDVLSLIEKAQESITREQAEEAQKRLTSNTFTLEDFRTQLGQMNRMGSFEQILGMLPGGQKLKQAIEGDKPEREIGRVVAVIDSMTPRERRDHTIINGSRKKRIARGSGTTVQDVNRLIKQFLSAKKLAKAMTGAGGRRQLAQLMRSR, translated from the coding sequence ATGCTCGATGCGCTGAGCGATAAGTTCGAAAAAATTTTGAAGAAACTCCGAGGGCAGGGTGTGCTCACGGAGCAGAACATTACGGAAGCATTGAAAGATGTGCGGTTTGCGCTTCTTGAAGCAGACGTCAACTTTAAGATCGTCAAAGAGTTCATCGATCGCGTCCGTCAAAAGGCTGTCGGTCAGGAAGTCCTGCAGAGTCTGACTCCCGGACATCAGGTCGTCAAAGTCGTCTGGGATGAGCTCCGGGCGATGATGGGGAATGAGCGGGCGGGACTTGCCCTGAGCTCACAGCCCCCGACTATCTTGATGATGGTCGGATTACAAGGGGCGGGAAAGACCACGGCCAGCGGCAAACTTGCGCGTCTGTTTAAGAATCAAGGCAAGCGAGTGCTTTTGGTGGCTGCCGATCCGCGTCGTCCTGCGGCCGGTGAGCAACTGAGCGCCCTTGGTCAGGATCTCGGAGTTGAGGTTCACCGTGCGGATCACGTTCAGGCTTCTCAATCGGATGTGGTCCATATCTGCCGTGCTGGGGTCGAGCGAGGGCGCGATCAGGGTTTTGATCTCATCATCCTTGATACCGGAGGCCGATTGCATATCGACGACGAGTTAATGAACGAACTTGTCGCCGTGAAAACGGCCGTGTCTCCTCATGAGGTTTTGTTGGTTGCCGACGCGATGACCGGGCAGGATGCGGTCACCATGGCCGGCCAGTTCGATCAAAAGGTCGGGTTGACCGGTATTATTCTGACCAAGGTCGAAGGGGACGCACGCGGAGGCGCGGTCTTATCGATTCGGGCCGCAACCGGAAAGCCCATCAAGTTTCTTGGTGTCGGGGAAAAGCTGGATGCCTTAGAGCCGTTTCATCCGGACCGGATGGCTTCCCGTATTCTTGGGATGGGCGACGTGCTGTCGCTCATTGAGAAAGCCCAGGAAAGCATCACTCGTGAGCAGGCTGAGGAAGCTCAGAAGCGGCTCACCAGCAATACTTTCACCCTGGAAGATTTTCGGACTCAGCTCGGCCAGATGAACCGCATGGGGTCATTCGAGCAGATTCTCGGCATGCTCCCGGGTGGGCAAAAACTCAAGCAAGCGATCGAAGGCGACAAGCCGGAGCGAGAGATCGGCCGTGTGGTCGCAGTGATCGATTCGATGACCCCACGGGAACGCCGCGATCATACGATCATCAATGGAAGCCGAAAGAAGCGGATCGCCCGTGGCAGCGGCACGACGGTACAGGATGTGAATCGCCTCATCAAGCAGTTCTTATCGGCTAAGAAGTTGGCAAAGGCGATGACCGGTGCGGGGGGGCGTCGACAGCTCGCCCAACTCATGAGATCTCGATAA
- the rpsP gene encoding 30S ribosomal protein S16 — translation MAVHLRLARTGRHKRPMYRVVAADSRKARDGRFLEILGIFDPLKEAGVPELKQERVLNWLRHGAQPTVTVRTLLRRAGVWKQFEAEKAAQKQAPAKS, via the coding sequence GTGGCTGTACATTTGAGACTGGCTCGAACGGGAAGACACAAACGACCGATGTATCGTGTGGTGGCCGCTGATTCACGAAAAGCGCGCGACGGACGGTTCCTGGAGATCCTTGGAATTTTTGATCCGTTGAAAGAAGCCGGTGTGCCGGAGTTGAAGCAGGAACGTGTGCTGAACTGGCTGAGGCACGGCGCTCAACCCACGGTGACCGTGCGGACGTTGTTGCGCAGGGCAGGGGTCTGGAAGCAGTTTGAGGCTGAAAAAGCTGCGCAGAAACAAGCGCCCGCAAAATCCTGA
- the rimM gene encoding ribosome maturation factor RimM (Essential for efficient processing of 16S rRNA) — protein sequence MVTPSETVTVGRIERPFGVKGEVKVLPLSDVPGRFEGLGTVSLLARNGQTLETSVTHVRRVGAGFVLGLTGLTNPEDASLWRGGFIQTIRGSVPRLPDGQYYECDLVGLAVSTEEGQPIGVLEEIWDLPGNPLFVVRREAKEILIPAAKELVRTVDLTARKMTVRLIDGLGD from the coding sequence ATGGTGACTCCATCGGAAACCGTGACGGTGGGACGGATCGAGCGACCCTTTGGCGTCAAGGGGGAAGTGAAGGTTCTGCCACTATCCGATGTTCCAGGTCGATTTGAAGGGTTGGGGACCGTGAGTCTCCTGGCAAGGAACGGACAGACTCTTGAGACCAGCGTCACCCACGTGAGGCGCGTGGGAGCTGGGTTTGTTCTTGGATTGACCGGTTTGACCAACCCGGAGGACGCGAGTCTCTGGCGAGGCGGGTTCATTCAGACAATTCGCGGGTCCGTGCCCAGGCTGCCGGATGGGCAGTACTATGAGTGTGATCTGGTCGGTCTTGCTGTCTCCACCGAAGAGGGGCAGCCGATCGGTGTGCTGGAGGAGATTTGGGACCTGCCGGGAAATCCCCTGTTCGTTGTTCGCCGGGAGGCCAAAGAGATCTTGATCCCCGCAGCGAAAGAACTGGTTCGTACCGTCGATCTGACGGCTCGAAAAATGACTGTCCGGTTGATCGACGGATTGGGTGATTAG
- the trmD gene encoding tRNA (guanosine(37)-N1)-methyltransferase TrmD, whose protein sequence is MLRFEVLTLFPGMFAPVLAHSMLKRGQEKGLLTVKVHNLRDFTTDRHKVVDDMPYGGGAGMVMKAEPILLAVAALRNEARANDEDIRLMFPTPHGRPFTQDHAEQLASERRRIVILCGHYEGVDERVRMTLAPEEVSLGDYVLTGGELPALVLIDAAARLVPGVLGDPSSVLEESFADSLLEYPQYTRPAEIGGIGVPDVLLSGHHEAIRLWRRKEALRGTYVRRPDLLKDRMFTKEDQQLLDELMSEGLLTTPTSRREEG, encoded by the coding sequence ATGTTGCGGTTCGAGGTTCTGACACTGTTCCCCGGGATGTTCGCCCCGGTCTTGGCTCACAGCATGCTCAAACGAGGCCAGGAAAAAGGGCTTCTCACCGTGAAGGTGCACAATTTGCGCGACTTCACGACGGATCGCCACAAAGTAGTCGATGATATGCCGTATGGAGGTGGAGCCGGCATGGTCATGAAGGCTGAGCCGATCCTTCTTGCGGTGGCTGCGCTTCGAAATGAAGCGCGGGCAAACGATGAAGACATTCGACTGATGTTTCCAACTCCTCACGGGCGGCCTTTTACGCAAGACCATGCAGAACAGTTGGCGAGCGAGCGTCGCCGAATCGTCATTCTGTGCGGGCACTATGAGGGAGTGGATGAGCGCGTCCGTATGACATTAGCTCCGGAGGAAGTCTCACTCGGAGATTATGTGTTGACCGGAGGTGAATTGCCGGCGCTTGTACTGATCGATGCAGCGGCCAGACTCGTTCCCGGCGTCTTGGGCGACCCAAGTTCCGTTTTGGAAGAGTCGTTTGCGGACTCATTGCTGGAGTACCCGCAGTACACGAGGCCGGCAGAAATCGGCGGAATCGGTGTGCCCGATGTCTTGCTTTCGGGCCATCATGAGGCCATTCGGTTGTGGCGTCGGAAGGAAGCGTTGCGCGGCACGTATGTGCGACGCCCCGATCTCTTGAAAGATCGGATGTTCACGAAGGAAGATCAACAGTTGTTGGATGAATTGATGAGCGAAGGTCTTTTGACGACCCCGACATCACGCCGGGAGGAGGGTTAA
- the rplS gene encoding 50S ribosomal protein L19 has translation MNQLERIQRSLTKKSVPRFEIGDTVRVHVKVVEGEKERIQVYEGTVIARKGSLNTETFTVRKLSYGVGVERIFPVHSPIVSKVDVVRQGRVRRAKLYYLRGKKGRFAKVEEREFVGEGKSSAQPTASEEETVTA, from the coding sequence ATGAATCAGTTGGAGCGAATTCAGCGGTCGTTGACGAAGAAATCAGTGCCGAGATTTGAGATCGGGGATACCGTCAGGGTCCACGTCAAAGTCGTCGAAGGCGAGAAGGAGCGCATTCAGGTCTATGAAGGAACCGTGATCGCGCGCAAGGGGAGTTTGAATACCGAAACGTTTACAGTCAGAAAACTTTCATACGGGGTCGGGGTCGAACGAATTTTTCCGGTGCATTCTCCGATCGTCTCCAAAGTGGATGTGGTTCGGCAGGGGCGCGTTCGGCGTGCGAAGCTCTACTATCTGCGAGGCAAGAAGGGGAGGTTTGCGAAGGTCGAAGAGCGCGAGTTTGTCGGAGAGGGCAAGTCGTCGGCGCAACCGACGGCCTCTGAGGAAGAGACTGTGACGGCTTAG
- a CDS encoding ribonuclease HII, translated as MIGEGMCGGPNEEFERAARLCGYRRIAGIDEAGRGPLAGPVVAAAVVLPTRCRLSGVDDSKQLSEGQRDRLYAAIVEQAVGMGIGSADVGEIDRLNILEATRLAMRRAIDQLAPPPDYLLIDAVTLPGIRISVRPIIKGDSLSLSIAAASIIAKVTRDRLMAKYHAMFPEYDFLSHKGYGTTGHLQRLARHGPCSIHRRTFMPVQDMIVAAKRKSHRRMLSTLFEQ; from the coding sequence GTGATCGGTGAAGGGATGTGTGGTGGGCCCAACGAAGAGTTCGAGCGGGCGGCCCGACTGTGTGGGTATCGTCGTATTGCCGGTATCGATGAGGCCGGACGTGGCCCGTTAGCCGGTCCCGTCGTCGCCGCTGCCGTCGTCCTACCGACTCGATGTCGACTCTCAGGGGTCGATGATTCCAAGCAACTTTCTGAAGGGCAGCGAGACCGATTATATGCCGCGATTGTTGAGCAAGCCGTGGGGATGGGAATCGGATCGGCGGACGTCGGAGAGATCGATCGGCTGAATATTCTCGAAGCGACCAGGCTAGCGATGCGGCGAGCCATCGATCAGCTGGCTCCTCCTCCTGATTATCTACTCATTGATGCCGTGACTCTTCCGGGAATCAGAATCTCAGTACGGCCCATCATCAAGGGAGACTCCCTCTCTCTCTCGATTGCGGCCGCCTCCATTATCGCCAAAGTCACGAGAGATCGTCTTATGGCGAAGTACCATGCAATGTTCCCTGAATACGATTTTCTCTCGCATAAGGGGTATGGCACGACCGGACATCTGCAGCGATTGGCACGCCATGGTCCGTGCTCCATTCATCGTCGAACGTTCATGCCGGTGCAGGACATGATCGTCGCTGCCAAGAGGAAGTCGCACAGACGGATGCTTTCCACATTGTTCGAGCAGTAA
- a CDS encoding YraN family protein: protein MATSDSRHQFGQASEMQAEQFLLAKGYRILDRNVRTPLGELDLVAEDQGVVVFVEVKGRTTEAFGGALLAVDHRKRVKLTKLAALYLAQRHWSDKVCRFDVVLVQGRPSDQGQIEHLQNAFDVGERGRF, encoded by the coding sequence ATGGCCACTTCCGACTCGCGCCATCAGTTCGGCCAAGCCAGCGAAATGCAGGCCGAACAGTTCTTGCTGGCCAAGGGTTACCGAATTCTCGATCGCAACGTACGGACTCCTCTCGGCGAATTGGACCTCGTGGCGGAAGACCAAGGTGTCGTGGTCTTTGTCGAGGTCAAGGGCAGGACCACGGAAGCCTTCGGCGGTGCTCTGCTGGCGGTGGATCATCGCAAGCGTGTAAAGCTGACGAAACTGGCTGCCCTATATTTAGCGCAACGGCATTGGTCCGATAAGGTTTGCCGATTCGATGTGGTGTTGGTCCAGGGGAGACCTTCCGACCAGGGACAGATCGAACATCTCCAGAACGCGTTTGACGTCGGCGAACGCGGAAGGTTCTAG
- the ftsE gene encoding cell division ATP-binding protein FtsE, whose translation MDAIIQLIHVSKWHDRKAALSDVTLEIEKGEFILLMGSSGSGKSTLLRMLFGEEQPDEGQIFVHGRNVTKLRPTEIPYLRRKVGAVFQDFRLLPKKSVFDNVALPLLVQGVPEKDIRRKVTEALRAVDVDHNKDQLPNSLSTGEQQRVCIARAIVNGPVVLLADEPTGNLDPERTREIMELFKLINARGTTVIVATHDPHVLNHVNRRVITLVQGVLLSERRVRQGVGL comes from the coding sequence ATGGATGCCATCATTCAACTCATCCACGTGTCCAAATGGCATGATCGAAAAGCCGCGCTGTCCGATGTCACGCTCGAGATTGAAAAGGGAGAGTTTATCCTTCTCATGGGATCGAGCGGGTCGGGGAAGTCTACGCTGCTGCGCATGCTGTTCGGTGAGGAGCAGCCGGACGAAGGACAGATTTTCGTTCACGGCAGGAATGTGACGAAGCTCAGACCAACCGAGATTCCCTATCTTCGACGGAAGGTCGGCGCGGTCTTTCAAGACTTTCGTCTCTTGCCGAAGAAATCCGTCTTCGACAATGTGGCGCTTCCGTTGCTCGTTCAAGGTGTGCCCGAGAAAGATATCCGTCGTAAAGTCACGGAGGCGTTGCGCGCGGTTGATGTCGATCACAACAAAGATCAGTTGCCGAACAGTCTCTCCACGGGAGAGCAGCAGCGTGTGTGCATTGCACGGGCGATCGTCAACGGGCCGGTGGTGCTCCTGGCCGACGAACCAACGGGCAATCTCGATCCGGAACGCACAAGAGAGATCATGGAGCTGTTCAAATTGATCAATGCCCGAGGGACGACCGTGATCGTCGCGACGCACGATCCTCATGTCCTGAATCACGTGAATCGTCGGGTGATTACCTTGGTGCAAGGGGTATTGCTGTCGGAGCGGCGGGTCAGGCAAGGAGTCGGCCTATGA
- a CDS encoding permease-like cell division protein FtsX gives MRRLFYLVREAWANMRTNRTTTIVAVLTTAFTLACVGIFLLLYVNLRHAAGSLQEDVKLMVYLEDRLRGERVQELERKLKADRMVAEVLFISKEQALGEFRVQFPGESHLLEGLGENPLPASFVVTLAPSFRSPDAMRGWVERVQTMAGVAKVDYNQEWLSLLAELIGYIELVAIGVGILLSAAAVTIIGNTIRLALLARREEIEILRSIGATRTFIRIPYFLEGAVLGACGSALSLGILKVAFELFRQQIQLTGRFSGIEGMISFFPLSVCLALVMAGMGLGFAGSVVSLLRVGEGRA, from the coding sequence ATGAGACGACTATTTTATCTCGTTCGCGAAGCGTGGGCGAACATGCGGACTAATCGGACGACTACGATCGTCGCCGTTCTGACCACGGCGTTTACCTTGGCCTGTGTGGGTATCTTTCTGTTGCTCTATGTGAATTTGCGGCACGCAGCGGGATCTCTCCAGGAAGATGTCAAGCTCATGGTCTATTTGGAGGATCGACTTCGGGGCGAAAGAGTGCAGGAACTGGAGCGAAAACTCAAGGCTGATCGCATGGTTGCCGAGGTGCTTTTTATTTCGAAAGAACAAGCCTTAGGAGAATTTCGAGTCCAATTCCCCGGTGAGTCCCACTTACTTGAAGGGCTTGGCGAGAATCCGCTCCCGGCTTCGTTCGTGGTGACGCTTGCGCCGAGCTTTCGGTCTCCTGACGCCATGAGAGGCTGGGTTGAACGAGTGCAAACAATGGCAGGTGTCGCCAAGGTCGACTATAATCAGGAATGGCTCAGTTTGCTGGCCGAACTGATCGGATATATCGAGCTGGTTGCGATCGGCGTCGGGATCCTCCTCTCCGCGGCCGCAGTGACGATCATCGGGAATACGATCAGGCTTGCTCTGTTGGCTAGACGGGAGGAGATTGAAATTCTTCGTTCGATTGGGGCTACGCGCACGTTCATCCGTATCCCATATTTCCTCGAAGGAGCCGTGCTCGGAGCTTGTGGCAGCGCACTATCGTTAGGAATTCTTAAGGTCGCGTTTGAACTGTTCCGGCAGCAGATCCAATTGACAGGCCGTTTCAGCGGGATCGAAGGCATGATCTCGTTTTTTCCCCTCTCGGTGTGTCTGGCGCTCGTCATGGCGGGGATGGGGCTTGGTTTTGCCGGGAGCGTTGTGTCGCTTCTTCGAGTCGGGGAAGGGCGGGCATGA